Genomic window (Alnus glutinosa chromosome 9, dhAlnGlut1.1, whole genome shotgun sequence):
AAGCAGGAAAATGTGGTCTTGTTGCTTTACAAAAACAACTTCTTTCCAATACTATCCAGACAAAAAGCAGTATTAATATATGGGATGTTTACAAGGGAGCTAATGTGATTAGAAACCGACTATGTTCTAAAAGAGTTCTTATCATTCTTGATGATGTGGATCAATGTGAACAATTACGTGCATTAGTAGAAAAGCGTTGCTGGTTTGGTCGAGGGAGCAGAATCATCATAACAACAAGAGATAAGCGTGTGTTGATTGAACACAATGTGGCTGAAGATGATATATACGAGGCTAAAAAATTGAATTACGATGAAGCACTCCAAGTCTTTAGTCGGAAAGCCTTCAAGGAAGACCACCCTGCTAAAGATTTTGTGGAGCTGTCCAAGAAGtttttaaattacactaaaGGCCTTCCTTTAGCCCTAGAAGTTTTGGGTTCATCCCTGTATCTTAGAAGTGTAGATGTATGGGAAAGTATGCTAAGTAAACTAAAGGAAATCCCTGATGAGAAAATCCACGATAAACTTCAAATAAGTTTTGATGGACTCCCAGaagtagagaaaaaaatatttttagatattgctTGTTTCTTCAAATGGGAGGACAAAAATCGTGTGGAAGATGTCCTAGAAAGTTGTGGTTACCACCCAAAAATCGGTATAGATAATCTGATTAATAAGTCACTTATAACCATCTTCGGAAAAAAATTGTGGTTGCATGATTTGTTAGAAGAAATGGGTCGGGAGATTGTTCGGCGTGAATCTTTTGAAGAGCCTGGCAGACGTAGTAGACTGTGGTTTTGGGAAGACATCCTTCATGTGCTGAAGAATAATACAGTAAGTGGCAAGTAAAGAATATAAGCTAGTATTTTTGCATATATTTTATGcacttttagtttttaatatatcTTTCACTACACCAATTCTTTCTTCTTGGTTATATACTAGGGAACAGAAAGAGTTGAAGGCATAGCCCTAGACTCTGCTGATGCTCCAAAGGAAGGAATACAATTGAATGCTGAAGCCTTCTCGAAGCTACCAAACTTAAGATTTCTCAAAATTCATAATACTGTGCACCTTTGTCAAGGTCTTACTTATCTTCCTAACAAGTTGCGGGCTATTGATTGGCCTGGATATCCTTTAAAGTCTTTGCCAATGAGTTTCTCACCTGATAAACTCGTTGAACTCAATATGCCTTGTAGCTACATTAAAGAAATATGGAAGGGAAATAAGAAGGTAAGATCTTCACTTATGCAAGTGTgttcttttgttccttttcaGATTAGTTGATGATTGCTTGAATTTGTTTTCCctatgtttattgttttatcacAGAGTTTACCCAAGTTAAAAATCCTTGACCTTAGTGACTCTCCAAACTTGATCAAGACTCCAGACTTCACTGAAGCGCCAAATCTTGAGAAGCTGATTCTTTCTGGGTGTTTCAAGCTCAAGAAGTTTCCAGAAATTGTGGAAAACATGAAATGTTTGAAGAAACTTAAATTGGATTGCCCTGACATAAAAAAACTTCCATTATCAATTGGGCGTTTATGTGGCCTTACTATACTGGATCTAGGAAACTGCCACAGACTTTTGACTCTTCCAAGTGTCATTTGTAATTTGACCTCTCTCCAAAATCTCACTCTATACGGTTGCTCAAAACTTGATAAAATGCCAGAGGACCTTGGGAACTTGAAACGACTGAAAGTACTTAATGTTGGTAGAACGGCTATAAGACAAGTACCATCCTCCATTCAAAAATTGAAGAACCTTAAAGATTTATGCTTCGGTGGATGTAAAGGTCTTTTGGTGCATCCTACTTCATTCTTAGGTTTATGCCATTTGACAACATTAGATTTGAGTTATTGCGATTTACCGGATGGAGCAATTCCCAATGATCTCAGCAGCATGTCGTCGTTGCAAATTCTAGATTTACGTGGAAACAATATTGAGCACATACCTGAGAGCATCTCTCAACTTTCTAagcttaaaataattttattgagaGATTGTAGCAGGTTTCGATCATTGCCAAAACTTCCACCAAATGTAGTATATGTACAGGCTGATGATAGAACCTCATTGAAAACGCTTTGTAAGGAAATGTTTGGACGGAATACAGAAGGACAACACCtgtcggtctctctctctctctctctctctctctctctctctctctctctctctctctctctctctctctctctctctctctctctctctctctacctttaacattttttgtttggacTATTTTTGACAGGAAGTCATTCGTCATCTTTCCAAACTAAAGTCTGAGATGCGGGAAACACATTATAGGGAAACTGATGCACTGATATCAGTAAGATACCtcgaactctctctctctctcatacccATATCCcttttaacattttttgtttggacTATTTTTGACAGGCAGTTATTCGCCATCTTTCCAGACTAAAGTCTGAGATGCGGGTAACACTTTTAAGTGGAATTGAGGCACTGATACCAATTCtcctctcggtctctctctctctctctccctctctctctctctctctctcacacacacacacacacatactcGTCTACCTGACTACctttaacattttttgtttGGTCTATTTTTGACAGGTAGTCATTCGTTATCTTTCCAGACTTAAGTTTGCGATGCAGGAAGCACGTTCTGGGGAAATTGATGCACCGATTTCAGAAAGATACCTCGaagtctctctctatctctctctctctctctctctctcttttctcttctctctcacaTACCCATCTacctttaacatttttttgtgTGGTCTATTTTTGACAGGCAATCATTCGTCATCTTTCCAGACTACAGTCTTGGATGCGGGAAACACGTCCTTGGGAAACTGATGCACTGATATCAGTAAGATacctcaaactctctctctcacacacacataccCTTCTacatttaacaatttttgtttGGTGTGTTTTTGACAGGCAGTCATTCGTCATCTTTCCAGACTAAAGTCCAAGATGCCGGAAACACATTCTACGGAAACTGCACTGATATCAGTAAGATACtcgaactctctctctctcatacccGTCTACctttaacattttttgtttGGTCTATTTTTGATAGGAGGCCATTCATGATCTTTCCACACTAAACTATGCGGCCTCTGCGGTGCGGGAAAAGCAATCTAGAGTAACTTTTATGTTAATTTACATACTAATTCGATTTGCTTGCAATACATTAGGGTTTTGGTCAAGTCTAAGGGCTATCAAcaaatttaagaatttttttttaagattaatcattgaatatttagggttcatatgtcaaaaaaaaaattcatggttGATCATAAAGAGTTGTGATTGGTGCGCAACACAATTGctcaacaattgcacaacacaagatatatggggtgggacccatgtgGTGGGTTCCACTCACACGAGTCTCTTGTTTCGTGGAAGTGCCATTTTTTGTTTAAGTGTTTGGACATTGTGTCatgcaaaaatatttttcgatcaTAAAAAGAAGTAGTTAGATAAAAAGAACTAATTAGAGCTGTGCAAGAattgtacaaatttttttttttttttgaatgaattgTGTAAGAAACCTTACTTTATATGTAGAGGTTGATGATTGTACCTCATTGGACACGCTTCCTATGGTAATTGTTGGATGGAGGAGAGAATGACACATtgtcttgctctctctctctctctctttttctctcttaccTGTCTACctttaacattttttgtttGGTCTATTTTTGACCGATGAGGATTCCTTACAacttctttaaaattgtaaattatcaaattatattaatttaagtCGTTTCATGTATCGAACATGTAAAAtgttacctattaaaaatgtgatatattaACAATTAatgagaattgaatatatttttatcagtttcttacactttatgtcgtaGAAAAACTTTGAGCAAAAAACCGTCTTTTGGTTTAGACTGTTTAGTAAAGAAGAAGTgtcaattaaaaaatgaataaaaagcctttttgaattattttttttttcccctcagtAACATGTcatgtatataatattattatgtaatatttttcatgttgtttGATGTAAATTTGTAAAGGATTTTAATCCCAATTTTGACATGCATTCATTCTACTGGGAAGGGCTTTCACTTCATAGACAACATCTGGTAAATGGTTGTTTGGTGAAATTTATATTTGAATGATAGCAAGAGTCcggtgattaatgtgatattaagtataaaaaagttttaaattgttttatagaaaagtgaatgattgatgtgatataaaaaatgaaaaaaataaaaataaaaataaaactgttttatagttgactttttttttagagatataaaaaaaataaaaaaacaaagaaaggaaaagaaaaaatggttaCCAAActcagcctctctctctctctcctcacaCATATGACATAGCCGTCTGCCTTTAACATTTTTTCGTTTGGTCTATTTTTGACAGAAGCCAGTCATGAATCCATATTGATCTTTCCACACTTTCTATGCGGCCTCTGCGGTGTGGAAAGCTCAAAAAGCACGATCTAGAGAAACCGTTATCTTTAGAAGATAAATTAGTTATCATTACGTTGTCTATATTATATAGTTgttttttaacttattttataAGAACTAGCCTATAACCCAGGCTTTgcgcggtttttttttttttaattttaatttacttGAAAAGTCTGTAAACAATTATTAGTAACCAATTTCTTGGCAATactagttttaagtgttttataaaaaggaaagataaaatGAAGTTAAATCCTGGTCATTGAAAATACTAGAGCATCAATGTTGATATTGACGAAATTTGCTAACAGTTGTAAATGCAAGTAAAGTGACGAAGCAAAATTAGAGTAGATATAACCTGATCGTTGAGGATACAAAGGAGTATTAAGAATGATAGGAAGATGACAGATCTCTCTTATAAAGAGATAGTccaattttgttgcacacaGGCTTGCAAAAGCGACAATAAAACAAGTCATGAATTGTGAAGTTGTATTCGATAATTGTAATTGTATTATGTATGAAGTTtcgaaaattcaaaatttttagaGCTTTGGCTCTAGTTTTCTCGGTATCAATGaagattaataaaattttcaaaaaaaaaaaaaaaactattaaatcTATTCTTTAATCATATGAACCCATTAATATGGAATTCTATTTATGTATGTTGGGAATTAGGCCGACAGGGTTAAACGGCCCGCAAGAACCTCATAACCAGCCTATAAGCCATTAGTAGGTACAAATAATACATCCCCACAGTAACAGAATGCACGCCATATCCAATCTCACAATTGGGTTGAAACGTGTGTCCAAACAGTTACATGGGAAATGTTATAAAAGAGATGTTCAGGGTAGGTAAAAATAGACTTTTGGCCTAAAGCTCAAAATTCAGATTTAAcgcatttttagttttttttttttttttttttaaatacttatgGACTTAAAGCATTAGAAGTCTCCTACCAACAGGCTTTTGTGCTTATATCTTTATCTTTTGTAGGTGCAAATTGATTCGGCATTCAGTACTTGGAAATTGTTGTAACAATGGGGTGTTTGGTAACTATTgttaagttgatttttttttttaaattgattggTTTTggggaaaacaaaaataaaggagGGGATGGGGTGTATGTTACCATACACCCTTGTAATTGTAATATTCAACtacgtttttctttttgacacATTCCTTTAAAccttattttatctattttcctTCTGTCAAATTTCTTGGCTCCTTCCTTATGTTCTTTCCTCGtctttctttcatatatacGAAACTTCCTTCAAATTTCAGTAGACTCGATCTTTGTCTATGAAGATCTtgtcaaaattaattattatttgcaTTACTCAATTGGGAGATGTGTAAGTGagagtgaatatatatataggggtggGCATGGGTCGCGGCGAGCTGGGTTTTGGCCATTTTGGTACTTGGACCCGCAGACTCGGGAGGGATGGAATCGGGAGTTCGCACTTCGCAGGGAGGGAATGAGTTGTGTTATACTTCCTGCTTGCCACAGTTGAGTGGGCCGGAAGCCAGAAAGACAGATCAGTTCGTTTGCAATATATTTTGGAAGAAAAGCAACAGAAAGTTGGGATTTCAATAACAAGAGGAGAACAATTGGTTGTTTTCAGATGACAAAGTATTCGCCAGCGATAGGGTGAAAAAGCCCTTGaacaaaaggaagagagaaagataggCAAAGGATccgaagaagaaaaggaagaagacccTATTGACGGACGGGCTCTTCCTTAGAATGACGAAGGGAGGTACTCAATCAGGGGGTTAAGCGGCGCAGGGATTGGGACtaacaaaaatgaagaaagaagtgaGGGGCAGAGGGGGTTAGGGCTTTTTTAGGTCTTTTAGATTTAGATGGGGCGGGTTGGGTATCCgggttttaaaaattgtatacCCACAAcccaacccgccccgcacggttttGCCAGATTTGGACCCGGACCCGGACCCGTGATTTTCAACTTGAAATCTAGTCTTCACTGGTCGAAGCGGGGCGAGGCAGGTTTGGGCgggttttgcccacccctatatctatatatatatatatatatatatatatatatatatatatatatatatatatatatatatatatatatgctttcttATGAGACTTGAAAAAGCTACACATAAATtatgagtaatattatataccatattttGATCTCACTTTGATGATGTGGCACTATTAATCAactattgattttattttttaataatgaccGATCCAAAGACTACTTTGAATTatctttcaaattcaatttCAGCTTAAcaaatttttctctatatattaactaaaaaaaaaaaaaatttacatgttAACTATTTACTTTTTGAAAGCACTTACATTTCGCCTTCAATTTTAGCTATTTACATATtattactattccatttaaaaaaaaaaaaatttctcgagaatttttttattctttattttttattgagatgAGAGAATGATAGGATGTATATTACTTTTGGTGACTATTGAGCAATGTAATGAGAGGGCCTAGATATTGATAGGTctacaaaacaaatatattcatATTCTCGTGGTTTGATCATTGATGAgtgataaatattatatatttagatcctttaatttatatttactaaatatttaattttattattttttgaaatttttagttaattttgatgttttagtgttttgcatgTCATTGAAGAAAAACGACAGTATTTGCAAGTGGAATGGGAGGCGCCAGTGAAGAGCAGTTTACGCGTGCGGCACAATTTGGAAGAGAACATTTTGTCTTAACCTATTAAACTAAGTGGCGCCAGAGGAGGAGAATTTTTTTGTACGCGTGCGTCATTGATCATACAAGTTTTCTCAAGGAAAGTGCAGCAGCTCTTCACTTGATTTCTTTCCACAAAAGGAACCGACCATGCAAGTGAACTGGCGGGAAAAGGAGACAACCGATTTCTCTCCATACCTGCAGCaccgaataaaaaaaaaaaaacacatgatttctttccttaaGAGATCGAGCTGAAGCTGTGAcgactcattttttatttttattttttatataaaatgcaaacgagtcatcgcagtgacacgactacgtgtcgctttGTCAACATAGGCACATGCCCATACATGCACCTGATATACAGAATTACATCTACAGCGGAATAAatcataataaatttaaacatagCGGGaaagcataactataaataaacTTGTTAACTATACAAAAGTGAGCCATAACacaagtctatctgtttaaagtttaactacatataactattacaaaagaatggcttaaaCAAACTAATAGGTGACACATACATCACAAACCATATACAAAAGCACCCAAAAATAAGGACACCATAGTCCTAACCCACTAGGACTGTCGCTAcgggcttcaatcgtagtaacccaaATAGTGTGCTATCGGATCATCGTCCGCCTCAGGGGTACTTGCAATCacaggaatatcatctacacggttgtggtggtgtccacatccgc
Coding sequences:
- the LOC133877918 gene encoding disease resistance protein RPV1-like — protein: MFPMASITSTETSSSSSLPRPKYEYDVFLSFRGKDTRNNFADHLYAALDRKGIKTFRDDEELDRGKSIRPELLKAIEESRFAVTILSRNYASSTWCLDELAKIVECMKQTRLTVLPVFYGVNPSDIRQAGRGSFEKAFERFKENRERVQRWIDALREVADLSGWHLQDRPESTIIEEILGKILGQLNSIPPFVSDDLVGIDSRVEELTNLYLGIGVDDVRFVGICGMGGIGKTTLARAVYERIACQFEANCFLANVREEAGKCGLVALQKQLLSNTIQTKSSINIWDVYKGANVIRNRLCSKRVLIILDDVDQCEQLRALVEKRCWFGRGSRIIITTRDKRVLIEHNVAEDDIYEAKKLNYDEALQVFSRKAFKEDHPAKDFVELSKKFLNYTKGLPLALEVLGSSLYLRSVDVWESMLSKLKEIPDEKIHDKLQISFDGLPEVEKKIFLDIACFFKWEDKNRVEDVLESCGYHPKIGIDNLINKSLITIFGKKLWLHDLLEEMGREIVRRESFEEPGRRSRLWFWEDILHVLKNNTGTERVEGIALDSADAPKEGIQLNAEAFSKLPNLRFLKIHNTVHLCQGLTYLPNKLRAIDWPGYPLKSLPMSFSPDKLVELNMPCSYIKEIWKGNKKSLPKLKILDLSDSPNLIKTPDFTEAPNLEKLILSGCFKLKKFPEIVENMKCLKKLKLDCPDIKKLPLSIGRLCGLTILDLGNCHRLLTLPSVICNLTSLQNLTLYGCSKLDKMPEDLGNLKRLKVLNVGRTAIRQVPSSIQKLKNLKDLCFGGCKGLLVHPTSFLGLCHLTTLDLSYCDLPDGAIPNDLSSMSSLQILDLRGNNIEHIPESISQLSKLKIILLRDCSRFRSLPKLPPNVVYVQADDRTSLKTLCKEMFGRNTEGQHLSEVIRHLSKLKSEMRETHYRETDALISAVIRHLSRLKSEMRVTLLSGIEALIPILLSVVIRYLSRLKFAMQEARSGEIDAPISERYLEAIIRHLSRLQSWMRETRPWETDALISAVIRHLSRLKSKMPETHSTETALISEAIHDLSTLNYAASAVREKQSRVTFMLIYILIRFACNTLGFWSSLRAINKFKNFFLRLIIEYLGFICQKKNSWLIIKSCDWCATQLLNNCTTQDIWGGTHVVGSTHTSLLFRGSAIFCLSVWTLCHAKIFFDHKKK